In the genome of Saccharomonospora viridis DSM 43017, one region contains:
- a CDS encoding lipoprotein — translation MSVRMSRTLRAASLALASVLVWPLVACSGSDEVHDELQVVENPTAATAPPSPETTTAPEGVVLGTDAGVPVGDVTALTTDPDTGVLAVAARNPDQVLLYDLETLDAPGREPTTVVELPGPAEQLAVLQNTLVATVPSANVLARISLPDGELHTTSVPGRPTGVASFGDRLLVSLREGKGIGVVEDDHVVSTIKGGLNSADDVVVVDGRTIVLDRLRSAVFTVDVDGQDIGEGLRAGQGAANIVADAFGRVFTTDTRRSAVLAFSTDPLLLRQLYPVPGGAYALAYDAQRHLLWVTLPARNEVVGFDVRGGEPVEKHRYPTLRQPNSITVEERTSRVVIGSAAGEGIQVIAP, via the coding sequence ATGAGTGTCCGCATGTCCCGCACCCTGCGTGCCGCCTCGCTGGCCCTGGCCTCCGTGCTGGTGTGGCCGCTGGTGGCCTGTTCCGGAAGCGACGAGGTCCACGACGAACTCCAGGTGGTCGAGAACCCGACCGCCGCCACCGCACCCCCGTCACCGGAGACCACCACCGCCCCCGAGGGAGTGGTGCTCGGCACGGACGCCGGTGTTCCGGTCGGGGACGTCACCGCGCTGACCACGGACCCGGACACCGGCGTGTTGGCCGTCGCCGCGCGGAACCCGGACCAGGTGTTGCTCTACGACCTGGAGACACTCGACGCACCGGGGCGGGAGCCGACGACGGTGGTGGAACTGCCCGGCCCCGCCGAACAGCTGGCGGTGTTGCAGAACACACTGGTCGCCACCGTGCCGTCCGCCAACGTCCTCGCCCGTATCTCCCTTCCCGACGGCGAGCTGCACACGACGTCGGTACCGGGCCGACCCACCGGCGTGGCGTCGTTCGGTGACCGGCTGCTGGTCAGCCTGCGGGAGGGCAAAGGCATCGGTGTCGTCGAGGACGACCACGTGGTGTCCACCATCAAGGGCGGGTTGAACAGCGCCGACGACGTGGTCGTGGTCGACGGCCGCACCATCGTGCTCGACCGTTTGCGGAGCGCTGTTTTCACCGTCGATGTCGACGGTCAGGACATCGGGGAGGGACTTCGCGCGGGCCAGGGTGCCGCCAACATCGTGGCCGACGCCTTCGGCCGCGTGTTCACCACCGACACCCGGCGCAGCGCCGTCCTGGCGTTCTCCACCGACCCGTTGCTGCTGCGGCAGCTCTACCCGGTGCCCGGTGGCGCGTACGCGCTCGCCTACGACGCACAGCGTCACCTGTTGTGGGTCACGTTGCCCGCCCGGAACGAGGTGGTCGGCTTCGATGTGCGGGGCGGCGAGCCGGTGGAGAAGCATCGCTACCCGACCCTTCGCCAGCCGAATTCGATTACCGTCGAGGAGCGGACGTCCCGAGTCGTGATCGGCTCAGCAGCCGGTGAAGGGATCCAGGTGATCGCTCCATGA
- a CDS encoding NAD-dependent epimerase/dehydratase family protein, translated as MVVTGATGNVGTALLRQLTTTDEVRVIGVARRVPEPDAEPYRNVHWVPCDLGEPDAVDTLTTALDGADVVVHLAWAIHPRQDEPSLWRTNVTGTRHLLQAIARTGADHVIAGSSVAAYTPAPHWSRVSENWATDGIGTSAYSRSKVWLERELDAFAHDHPGIALSRIRPCAIVQRDAAGEFARWLLGALVPSSWVGRPWLPLPLWPNLRLQLIHADDVATAIVAVLARRAEGAFNVAGEPVLRPHDIADALGGVRLPLPKPVVSAASRLAWRTGLHPLHPGWLELADKAALADTTRARTELGWEPAHGAVETLRSLAVGLREDAGTTSAVLAPHAFGSLYQRWKTATWGRPSHQSQD; from the coding sequence GTGGTCGTGACCGGAGCGACCGGCAACGTCGGGACGGCGTTGCTGCGACAACTTACGACCACGGACGAGGTGCGTGTCATCGGCGTGGCCCGCCGTGTCCCGGAACCGGACGCCGAACCGTACCGGAACGTCCACTGGGTACCGTGTGATCTCGGCGAACCCGATGCCGTGGACACACTCACCACGGCCCTCGACGGCGCCGACGTCGTCGTCCACCTGGCATGGGCGATCCACCCGCGACAGGACGAACCCTCTTTGTGGCGTACCAACGTCACGGGCACCCGCCACCTGCTCCAGGCCATCGCACGGACCGGGGCGGACCACGTGATCGCGGGGTCCTCGGTGGCCGCCTACACGCCCGCGCCACACTGGTCGCGGGTCAGCGAGAACTGGGCCACCGACGGGATCGGCACCAGCGCCTACAGCCGGAGCAAGGTGTGGCTGGAACGGGAGCTCGATGCGTTCGCCCACGACCATCCCGGTATCGCGTTGAGCAGGATCCGGCCGTGCGCGATCGTGCAACGCGACGCCGCGGGTGAGTTCGCCCGATGGCTGCTCGGCGCACTCGTGCCCAGCAGTTGGGTCGGACGGCCCTGGCTGCCCCTCCCCCTGTGGCCGAACCTGCGGCTTCAGCTCATCCACGCCGACGACGTGGCCACCGCGATCGTCGCTGTCCTCGCCCGACGTGCCGAGGGGGCGTTCAACGTCGCCGGCGAACCCGTACTGCGTCCCCACGACATCGCCGACGCGCTCGGCGGGGTCCGCCTCCCCCTCCCGAAACCGGTGGTGTCGGCGGCCAGTCGACTCGCCTGGCGCACCGGCTTGCACCCACTTCATCCGGGCTGGTTGGAACTTGCCGACAAGGCCGCACTCGCCGACACCACCCGGGCCAGGACCGAACTGGGGTGGGAGCCCGCCCACGGCGCCGTGGAGACGTTGAGGTCCCTGGCGGTGGGCCTGCGTGAGGACGCCGGCACCACGAGCGCTGTCCTGGCACCGCACGCCTTCGGGTCGCTGTATCAGCGGTGGAAGACCGCGACGTGGGGCAGGCCGAGCCACCAATCCCAGGACTGA
- a CDS encoding FAD binding domain-containing protein: MIPAALQYRRASSVEDALAILAEHGDEAKLLAGGHSLLPLMKLRLAAPEIVVDIAGLPELSYVRDEGEHIAIGAMTRYHDLVADPVLVEHAPLVAHVAGTIGDPQVRHRGTIGGSVAHGDPAADLPAALLACSAEFVVRTRQGQRTVAAEEFFLGPFTTALDPDEVLVEVRVPKRTGVGWGFEKFTRRSIDWAIVGVAVCGHAVALINMAGTPMRAEATERALAEGASISEAARLAAEGTSPADEPHASGEYRRHLARVLTERALLQAARRG; the protein is encoded by the coding sequence GTGATCCCCGCCGCGTTGCAGTACCGACGGGCGTCCTCGGTGGAGGACGCGCTGGCCATCCTGGCCGAACACGGTGACGAGGCGAAGCTGCTGGCAGGTGGGCATTCGCTGTTACCGCTGATGAAACTGCGCCTGGCCGCGCCCGAGATCGTCGTGGACATCGCGGGACTGCCCGAACTGTCCTATGTGCGCGACGAAGGGGAGCACATCGCGATCGGCGCGATGACCCGCTACCACGACCTGGTGGCCGACCCGGTGCTGGTGGAGCACGCGCCACTGGTGGCGCACGTCGCGGGCACGATCGGTGATCCACAGGTGCGGCACCGGGGCACCATCGGAGGGTCGGTGGCGCACGGGGACCCCGCGGCCGACCTGCCCGCCGCGTTGTTGGCCTGTTCCGCCGAGTTCGTGGTGCGCACCCGGCAAGGACAGCGCACCGTCGCGGCGGAGGAGTTCTTCCTCGGCCCCTTCACCACCGCCCTCGACCCGGACGAGGTGCTGGTCGAGGTGCGCGTGCCGAAACGGACCGGGGTGGGGTGGGGCTTCGAGAAGTTCACGCGCCGTTCCATCGACTGGGCCATCGTGGGTGTGGCCGTGTGCGGCCACGCGGTCGCGCTGATCAACATGGCGGGAACGCCGATGCGGGCCGAGGCCACCGAGCGGGCGTTGGCCGAGGGTGCGTCGATCAGCGAGGCAGCCCGGCTGGCGGCCGAGGGAACCAGCCCCGCCGATGAACCGCACGCCTCCGGCGAGTACCGCCGCCACCTGGCGAGGGTGCTCACCGAACGTGCGCTGTTGCAAGCGGCTCGACGCGGATGA
- a CDS encoding aldo/keto reductase has protein sequence MESRQLGTSGLRVSRLGLGTLSWSTSTDAEDAANQLVAFVDAGGTLVDTADIYGDGEVERLLGSLLGNLVPRESVVLATKSVARRGDGPFDGGASRGALLSALDGSLRRLGVDHIDLWQLHAWDNAVPIEETLSALDYALRSGKVRYVGVCNYTGWQLATAAASMRDHRIVSIQSEYSLLERGIEREVMPAAAHHGIGVLPWAPLGRGVLTGKYRTGTPADSRGASSVYANYVEQHRTERASRIVEAVVTAAEGLGTSPLSVALAWVRDRPGVVAPIVGARDKSQLAGSLASESLTLPAAIRAALDDVSAIEFGYPERWPS, from the coding sequence ATGGAAAGCCGTCAGCTCGGCACCTCCGGCCTTCGGGTGTCCCGGTTAGGGCTTGGCACCTTGTCGTGGTCGACCAGTACCGACGCCGAGGACGCCGCCAACCAGCTTGTGGCGTTCGTCGACGCCGGTGGGACTCTCGTCGACACCGCCGACATCTACGGCGACGGTGAGGTCGAACGACTGCTCGGGTCCCTGCTGGGCAACCTGGTGCCACGAGAGAGTGTGGTACTCGCCACCAAGTCCGTCGCTCGCCGGGGCGATGGCCCGTTCGACGGTGGTGCCTCTCGGGGAGCCCTACTGTCCGCGCTGGACGGCTCACTACGCAGGCTGGGGGTCGACCACATCGACCTGTGGCAGCTGCACGCCTGGGACAACGCGGTGCCCATCGAGGAGACGCTGTCCGCTCTCGACTACGCGTTGCGCAGCGGCAAGGTCCGCTACGTCGGCGTGTGCAACTACACGGGCTGGCAGCTGGCGACGGCCGCCGCGAGCATGCGTGATCACCGGATCGTGTCGATCCAGTCGGAGTATTCACTGCTGGAACGGGGCATCGAACGCGAGGTCATGCCCGCGGCGGCGCATCACGGCATCGGGGTGTTGCCGTGGGCTCCGCTGGGCCGGGGTGTGTTGACCGGCAAGTACCGCACCGGCACGCCCGCCGACTCGCGCGGCGCCTCCAGCGTCTACGCGAACTATGTCGAACAGCACCGCACCGAACGGGCGTCACGCATCGTGGAGGCGGTCGTCACCGCGGCCGAGGGGCTGGGTACGTCGCCGCTGTCGGTGGCGCTGGCGTGGGTGCGGGATCGTCCCGGCGTCGTGGCCCCGATCGTCGGGGCTCGGGACAAAAGCCAGCTCGCCGGTTCCCTGGCCTCCGAATCCCTCACGTTGCCCGCTGCGATCAGGGCGGCACTCGATGACGTCAGTGCCATCGAGTTCGGCTACCCGGAACGGTGGCCGTCATGA
- a CDS encoding phytoene desaturase family protein → MGTPKAVGDPGSDMAADDTVDAVVIGAGHNGLVAANLLADAGWDVLVLEATPYVGGAVRTAELTEPGFRHDVFSAFYPLSAVSPVIRGLTLERYGLRWRHAPAVLAHVLPDDRAALLHRDLEATIASVSAFDARDGEVWRNQFDQWQRVKEPLLDALLSPFPPVRAAARLLRTLTVAEALRLARMLAMPVRALGTELYHGDGARLLLAGNALHSDLGPDATGSSVFGWLLTMLGQDVGFPVPEGGAGGLADALATRLKTRGARVECSRAVTRVLVAGGRALGVCDEHGSLIRARRAVLADVPAPTLYRELITPERLPSRLLSDLEGFQWDDATVKVDWALSGPIPWSNPEVGRAGTVHLDSDLEGLARYSAELSSGQVPVEPMLILGQMTTTDTTRSPEGTEVAWAYTHVPQGVEWDRDRLRRFVDRMEHIVERHAPGFTGRIRRRHVLGPADMHRWQPSLVGGAINGGTAALHQQLIFRPVPGLGRADTPIDRLYLASASAHPGGAVHGAPGANAAKAALARTGLAGAAYGRLMRSAHAALYPE, encoded by the coding sequence ATGGGTACGCCGAAGGCCGTGGGTGACCCGGGCTCGGACATGGCGGCGGACGACACAGTGGACGCCGTCGTCATCGGGGCGGGCCACAACGGTCTGGTCGCCGCGAATCTGCTGGCGGACGCCGGATGGGACGTCCTGGTGCTGGAGGCCACCCCCTACGTGGGGGGAGCCGTGCGCACGGCCGAACTCACCGAGCCGGGATTCCGACACGACGTCTTCAGCGCCTTCTATCCACTGTCGGCCGTCTCACCGGTCATCCGCGGTCTGACCTTGGAGCGGTACGGACTGCGGTGGCGGCACGCCCCCGCCGTGCTCGCCCACGTACTGCCGGACGATCGGGCCGCCCTGCTCCACCGGGACCTGGAGGCCACCATCGCCTCGGTGTCGGCGTTCGACGCGCGTGACGGTGAGGTGTGGCGCAACCAGTTCGACCAGTGGCAACGGGTGAAGGAACCGTTGTTGGACGCGCTGCTCTCCCCGTTCCCGCCGGTGCGCGCCGCGGCGCGGTTGCTGCGCACCCTCACAGTGGCGGAGGCGTTGCGGCTGGCGCGGATGTTGGCGATGCCCGTACGGGCGTTGGGCACGGAGCTCTACCACGGTGACGGTGCGCGGTTGTTGTTGGCCGGCAATGCCCTGCACAGCGACCTCGGTCCGGATGCCACGGGGAGTTCGGTGTTCGGCTGGCTGCTCACCATGTTGGGACAGGATGTCGGTTTCCCGGTCCCCGAAGGGGGAGCCGGCGGCCTGGCCGACGCCCTGGCCACCCGCCTGAAGACCAGGGGGGCACGCGTCGAGTGCTCCCGTGCCGTGACGCGCGTGCTGGTGGCCGGGGGACGGGCCCTGGGGGTGTGCGACGAACACGGAAGCCTCATCCGTGCGCGCCGAGCGGTGCTGGCGGACGTGCCCGCACCCACGCTCTACCGGGAATTGATCACTCCGGAGCGGTTGCCGTCGCGACTGCTGTCCGACCTGGAGGGCTTCCAGTGGGACGACGCGACCGTCAAGGTGGACTGGGCATTGTCCGGACCCATTCCGTGGAGCAATCCGGAGGTCGGCCGGGCGGGCACGGTGCATCTGGACAGTGATCTCGAAGGCCTCGCGCGCTACAGCGCCGAACTGAGCTCGGGACAGGTTCCGGTGGAGCCGATGCTCATACTCGGGCAGATGACCACCACCGACACCACCCGGTCGCCTGAGGGGACCGAGGTCGCGTGGGCGTACACGCACGTGCCGCAGGGTGTGGAGTGGGACCGGGACAGGCTGCGTCGCTTCGTGGACCGGATGGAACACATCGTCGAACGGCACGCCCCCGGGTTCACCGGCCGCATCCGGCGTCGGCACGTGTTGGGACCCGCCGATATGCACCGTTGGCAGCCGAGTCTCGTCGGCGGCGCGATCAACGGCGGGACCGCGGCCCTGCACCAACAACTGATCTTTCGGCCCGTACCGGGGCTGGGTCGGGCGGACACACCGATCGACCGGTTGTACTTGGCCAGCGCCTCGGCGCATCCCGGTGGTGCGGTCCACGGCGCCCCGGGAGCCAATGCGGCCAAGGCCGCGTTGGCGAGAACGGGGTTGGCGGGAGCCGCATACGGTCGTCTCATGCGGTCCGCACACGCCGCTTTGTATCCCGAGTGA
- a CDS encoding (2Fe-2S)-binding protein yields MRVTIDINGQTISEEVEDRTLLVHFVRDVAGLTATNIGCDTTSCGACTVLVDGESVKSCTMLAAQADGRQVTTLEGLSDQDGQEHPLRAAFKRRHGLQCGFCTPGMIMAAASLLRENPKPTREQVREGIEGNFCRCTGYQNIVDAVIDASGQEVDQ; encoded by the coding sequence TTGCGCGTCACGATCGACATCAACGGACAGACGATCTCCGAAGAGGTCGAGGACCGGACCCTACTCGTGCACTTCGTGCGCGATGTCGCCGGATTGACGGCCACCAACATCGGCTGCGACACCACGTCCTGCGGCGCATGCACCGTGCTGGTGGACGGCGAGTCGGTGAAGTCCTGCACGATGCTGGCGGCACAGGCCGACGGACGCCAGGTCACGACGCTGGAGGGACTGAGCGACCAGGACGGACAGGAACATCCGCTGCGTGCGGCGTTCAAGAGACGACACGGCCTGCAGTGCGGCTTCTGCACCCCCGGCATGATCATGGCGGCGGCGTCGCTGTTGCGGGAGAACCCCAAGCCCACGCGGGAGCAGGTGCGGGAAGGCATCGAAGGTAACTTCTGCCGCTGCACCGGCTACCAGAACATCGTCGATGCCGTGATCGACGCATCCGGTCAGGAGGTCGACCAGTGA
- a CDS encoding SRPBCC family protein — protein sequence MIEVDRVMPVDPDRVYAVLSDGWSYAGWVVGNAHIRDVDDSWPAEGSRIHHKAGMWPVQVPDISTVTAVSPGRMVELEARLWILGRARVRVTLAPEDGRGTRVRLSEEIVSGPMGLLPESVQALLLRPRNTEALSRLEDIVVGKTS from the coding sequence ATGATCGAGGTGGACCGTGTGATGCCGGTGGACCCGGACCGGGTGTACGCGGTTTTGTCCGACGGCTGGTCCTACGCGGGGTGGGTGGTCGGCAACGCGCATATCCGCGACGTGGACGACTCCTGGCCCGCCGAGGGCAGCCGCATCCACCACAAGGCGGGGATGTGGCCGGTGCAGGTACCGGACATCTCCACGGTGACGGCGGTGTCACCGGGACGCATGGTCGAGTTGGAAGCGCGGCTGTGGATTCTCGGCCGAGCGCGTGTCCGGGTCACCTTGGCCCCGGAGGACGGACGAGGTACGCGCGTCCGCCTGTCCGAGGAGATCGTGAGCGGGCCGATGGGACTGTTGCCGGAGTCGGTGCAGGCGTTGTTGTTGCGGCCCCGCAACACCGAGGCGCTGTCCAGATTGGAGGACATCGTGGTCGGCAAGACGTCGTGA
- a CDS encoding L-threonylcarbamoyladenylate synthase yields MARYVDVHPQNPQPRAIAQTVKALRSDGVVVYPTDSCFALGCALGNKQGMDRIRAIRRLDQRHHFTLVCRDFAQLAQFVHMNNAVFRAIKAAVPGGYTFILPATKEVPRQLWHPKKKTVGARIPDHTVAQALLTELGEPIVSSTLLLPGEEDPMTQGWDIKERLDASVDLVLDSGDCGVDSTTVVDFSDGVPEVVREGTGDPDRFR; encoded by the coding sequence GTGGCGAGATATGTGGATGTGCACCCGCAGAACCCTCAGCCGCGCGCCATCGCGCAGACGGTGAAGGCGTTGCGATCGGACGGTGTCGTGGTGTATCCGACCGACTCCTGCTTCGCGTTGGGGTGCGCGCTGGGTAACAAGCAGGGCATGGACCGTATCCGGGCGATTCGGAGACTGGACCAACGGCACCACTTCACGCTCGTGTGCCGGGACTTCGCGCAGCTGGCGCAGTTCGTCCACATGAACAACGCGGTGTTCCGCGCCATCAAGGCCGCGGTTCCCGGCGGTTACACGTTCATCCTGCCCGCGACGAAAGAGGTGCCACGCCAACTGTGGCATCCCAAGAAGAAGACCGTCGGCGCGCGGATCCCCGATCATACGGTCGCACAGGCCCTCCTGACCGAACTGGGCGAACCGATCGTGTCGAGCACGCTGTTGCTGCCCGGCGAGGAGGACCCGATGACCCAAGGATGGGACATCAAGGAACGCCTGGACGCGTCGGTGGACCTGGTGCTGGATTCCGGTGACTGCGGTGTCGACTCGACGACCGTGGTGGACTTCTCCGACGGCGTTCCGGAGGTCGTGCGCGAGGGAACGGGAGATCCCGACCGGTTCCGCTGA
- a CDS encoding xanthine dehydrogenase family protein molybdopterin-binding subunit: MSIVGTKVVRVEDEKLLTTGGTYIDDLREDALTGAVHAMFVRSPIAHATITSIDTSEALSAPGVVAVYTAADLDIEPAKAGPVTQPWLASDVVRYVGEPVALVLAEHRYQLADAAELVDVDYEPLDVVADVETALAGETVLHPELDTNVVQTKGGDFAEDTFADCEVVVTKTITNQRVAAVPLEARGAACAWGEDGRLTMWLSTQNAHYAQKSLAKGLGLDIGQIRVITPDVGGGFGAKIGIDPEPVVLAWAARRAGRPVRWSETRSENMVSMTHGRAQRNTITIGGKKDGTVLAFRLEVVQDVGAYPRTLYLPTLTEMMAPGVYRFPRVETASRAVVTNTTPIGAYRGAGRPEATAAVERAIDLFAAEIGVDPAEVRRKNFIPPDAFPHTTPTGASYDSGDYAAALDKVLEAAGYAELRAEQARRRAEKDPIALGIGMSAYVEITGADSSGDSGRVDINPDGSVTAYTGVSPHGQGIHTTLAMLLSDRLGVPMERITVRHGDTDEVPKGVGTMGSRSLQFGGSAIRKAADEVIEKARRLAADALEASVDDLELDVETGTWRVRGAAAAGSVSWAELAAEAEPGELSADVWFNELAPTFPFGAHLAVVEVDTLTGKVVLRRIVAVDDAGPILNPVTFRGQRHGGLAQGVAQALLEVMDYDADGNPTTATLADYSFITATELPDFELVDMVTPTNRNPLGVKGIGEAATIGSTPAVQNAVVDALAHLGVTHIDMPTTPMRVWEALAQGREAD; the protein is encoded by the coding sequence TTGAGCATCGTCGGCACCAAGGTGGTCCGCGTCGAGGATGAGAAACTACTCACCACGGGCGGCACCTACATCGACGACCTTCGCGAGGATGCGCTCACCGGAGCCGTCCACGCGATGTTCGTGAGAAGTCCGATCGCACACGCGACCATCACCTCGATCGACACCTCGGAGGCGTTGTCCGCCCCCGGTGTCGTCGCGGTCTACACAGCCGCTGACCTGGACATAGAGCCGGCGAAGGCGGGCCCGGTGACACAGCCGTGGTTGGCCAGCGACGTCGTGCGCTACGTCGGGGAACCGGTGGCCCTCGTGCTCGCCGAACACCGGTACCAGCTTGCCGACGCGGCCGAACTCGTCGATGTGGACTACGAACCACTCGACGTGGTGGCCGATGTCGAGACGGCGTTGGCCGGAGAGACGGTGCTGCACCCGGAGCTGGACACCAACGTGGTGCAGACCAAGGGCGGTGACTTCGCCGAGGACACCTTCGCCGACTGCGAGGTGGTGGTCACAAAGACCATCACCAACCAGCGGGTGGCGGCCGTGCCGCTGGAAGCGCGGGGAGCGGCTTGCGCCTGGGGCGAGGACGGTCGGCTGACCATGTGGCTGTCGACGCAGAACGCGCACTACGCCCAGAAGAGTCTGGCCAAGGGGCTCGGTCTCGACATCGGACAGATCCGCGTGATCACCCCGGATGTCGGCGGTGGCTTCGGCGCGAAGATCGGTATCGACCCCGAACCGGTGGTACTGGCCTGGGCCGCGCGACGGGCGGGGCGTCCGGTGCGGTGGTCGGAGACCCGCAGCGAGAACATGGTCTCGATGACCCACGGCCGGGCGCAGCGCAACACGATCACCATCGGCGGCAAGAAGGACGGCACGGTCCTCGCCTTCCGGTTGGAGGTGGTGCAGGACGTGGGCGCCTACCCGCGCACGCTGTACCTGCCGACCTTGACCGAGATGATGGCCCCCGGGGTGTACCGGTTCCCGAGGGTGGAGACCGCCAGTCGTGCGGTGGTCACCAACACGACCCCCATCGGCGCCTACCGCGGCGCGGGGCGACCGGAGGCGACCGCGGCGGTGGAACGGGCCATCGACCTGTTCGCCGCCGAGATCGGCGTCGACCCCGCCGAGGTGCGGAGGAAGAATTTCATCCCGCCCGACGCCTTCCCCCACACCACGCCCACCGGCGCCTCCTACGACAGCGGTGACTACGCCGCCGCGCTGGACAAGGTGTTGGAAGCCGCGGGCTATGCCGAACTGCGGGCGGAGCAGGCGCGTCGACGCGCCGAGAAGGACCCGATCGCCTTGGGGATCGGGATGTCGGCCTACGTCGAGATCACCGGTGCCGACAGCAGCGGTGACAGCGGACGGGTGGACATCAACCCGGACGGCAGCGTCACCGCCTACACCGGTGTCTCACCACACGGCCAAGGTATCCACACGACACTGGCGATGCTGCTGTCCGACCGGCTCGGCGTGCCGATGGAACGGATCACGGTGCGGCACGGGGACACCGACGAGGTGCCCAAGGGAGTGGGCACGATGGGGTCGCGGTCCTTGCAGTTCGGTGGTTCGGCGATACGCAAGGCCGCCGACGAGGTGATCGAGAAGGCCCGTCGGCTGGCGGCCGATGCGTTGGAGGCGTCGGTCGACGACCTCGAACTGGACGTCGAGACGGGCACGTGGCGCGTCCGCGGGGCCGCAGCCGCCGGTTCGGTCAGTTGGGCGGAGCTGGCGGCCGAGGCCGAGCCCGGGGAGCTGTCGGCGGACGTGTGGTTCAACGAGCTCGCACCGACGTTCCCCTTCGGCGCCCACCTGGCGGTGGTCGAGGTGGACACTCTCACCGGGAAAGTCGTGCTGCGGCGCATCGTCGCGGTGGACGACGCCGGACCCATCCTCAACCCCGTGACCTTCCGGGGACAGCGGCACGGCGGGCTGGCGCAAGGTGTGGCGCAGGCTCTGCTGGAGGTGATGGACTACGACGCCGACGGCAACCCGACCACGGCCACGTTGGCGGACTACTCGTTCATCACCGCCACCGAACTGCCCGACTTCGAGTTGGTGGACATGGTCACCCCCACCAACCGCAACCCGTTGGGGGTCAAGGGCATCGGGGAGGCCGCCACCATCGGCTCGACCCCCGCGGTACAGAACGCCGTCGTGGACGCACTGGCACACCTCGGCGTGACACACATCGACATGCCCACGACGCCGATGCGGGTGTGGGAGGCATTGGCGCAAGGACGAGAGGCGGATTGA
- a CDS encoding DUF5703 family protein: MTNTEVVTDEDWEYRRVQLPPGVSRLTAAVHLSLQAEFSGWELSNVRLYSDGTRKIWVRRRRSSDTAGLMPGFIV, translated from the coding sequence ATGACGAACACGGAAGTCGTGACCGACGAGGATTGGGAGTACCGCCGGGTGCAGCTGCCCCCGGGGGTGTCCCGACTGACCGCGGCCGTGCACCTGTCGCTGCAGGCCGAGTTCTCGGGCTGGGAGTTGTCCAACGTCCGGTTGTATTCCGACGGCACCCGCAAGATATGGGTGCGCAGACGACGTTCCTCGGACACGGCGGGACTGATGCCCGGGTTCATCGTCTAG
- a CDS encoding LLM class F420-dependent oxidoreductase, producing MRLGLNLGYWGAGNDASNLALAKEADTLGYSVVWVAEAYGSDAPTVLAWIAAQTSSIDIGSAVLQIPARTPAATAMTAATLDTLSGGRFRLGLGVSGPQVSEGWHGVRFTAPLGRTREYVDIVRTALRREKVRYEGKHFQLPLPDGPGKALTLTVHPVRERIPIYLAAIGPKNLELTGEIADGWLPVFFSPEYASTQLEHVQAGAARAGRDLAGFDIAPTVPFVPGDDWTVCADSVRAYAALYLGGMGSREKNFYNQLAVRMGFADAAAEVQERYLAKDYVGAMAAVPLEFLDATSLLGPMERIAERMAAFAEAGVTTLSLAPFVEPAKGTDVLRTAVEALERSGAA from the coding sequence GTGCGACTAGGACTGAATCTGGGCTACTGGGGCGCTGGCAACGACGCGTCCAATCTGGCGCTGGCCAAGGAGGCCGACACACTCGGTTACTCGGTGGTGTGGGTCGCGGAGGCGTACGGTTCCGACGCGCCGACGGTGTTGGCGTGGATCGCGGCCCAGACGTCGTCGATCGACATCGGCAGTGCGGTCCTGCAGATCCCGGCGCGCACTCCCGCGGCGACGGCGATGACCGCCGCCACCTTGGACACGCTCTCCGGGGGACGGTTCCGGCTCGGACTCGGCGTCTCGGGGCCGCAGGTGTCGGAGGGGTGGCACGGCGTCCGGTTCACCGCACCACTGGGTCGCACCCGCGAGTACGTGGACATCGTGCGGACCGCGTTGCGTCGGGAGAAGGTGCGCTACGAGGGCAAACATTTCCAACTGCCGCTGCCGGACGGGCCCGGCAAGGCGTTGACGTTGACCGTGCACCCCGTGCGGGAGCGGATCCCCATCTACTTGGCCGCGATCGGACCGAAGAACCTGGAACTCACCGGGGAGATCGCCGACGGGTGGCTGCCGGTGTTCTTCTCCCCCGAGTACGCGAGCACCCAGCTGGAACATGTGCAGGCGGGGGCGGCCAGGGCCGGTCGGGATCTGGCCGGGTTCGACATCGCTCCGACCGTGCCGTTCGTGCCCGGGGACGACTGGACCGTGTGCGCTGACTCCGTGCGCGCCTACGCGGCGCTGTACCTGGGCGGTATGGGCAGCCGGGAGAAGAACTTCTACAACCAACTGGCGGTGCGCATGGGCTTCGCCGACGCCGCCGCGGAAGTGCAGGAACGCTACCTCGCCAAAGACTACGTGGGGGCGATGGCGGCGGTACCCCTGGAATTCCTCGACGCGACGTCACTGCTCGGCCCGATGGAGCGGATCGCCGAGCGGATGGCCGCGTTCGCCGAGGCGGGGGTGACCACGTTGAGTCTGGCCCCGTTCGTCGAGCCGGCGAAGGGCACCGACGTGCTGCGCACGGCGGTGGAGGCACTGGAAAGGTCGGGAGCGGCCTGA